The following proteins are encoded in a genomic region of Sesamum indicum cultivar Zhongzhi No. 13 linkage group LG8, S_indicum_v1.0, whole genome shotgun sequence:
- the LOC105167648 gene encoding myb-related protein 306-like, which translates to MGRSPCCDKIGVKKGPWTPEEDEKLLAYIQQYGHGSWRALPPKAGLQRCGKSCRLRWTNYLRPDIKRGKFSFQEEQTIIQLHALLGNRWSAIATHLPKRTDNEIKNYWNTHLKKRLAKMGIDPVTHRPKNDTLLSGDGQSKNAANLSHIAQWESARLEAEARLARQSKLSSGAGSVNSFQAQSPEFASTSSPIHKPVGPGRCLDVLKAWTSTGVWGQTSEAGAVNSGLSMRGVAGELESSTSTLSSAAGVGVRENSSAAFAGNSCDVDGGVTKEEREEEYWKYLPEQRNGIRSSFPFTSVLATESIRSSTSEHVPCGNFVEKFTDLLLSTDRHLSDDGGESDDNGSGSGGGSDYNEDNKNYWNSILNLVNSSPSGSPIF; encoded by the exons ATGGGTCGATCTCCATGCTGCGATAAAATCGGGGTGAAGAAAGGGCCATGGACACCTGAAGAAGATGAGAAGCTCTTAGCTTATATACAACAATACGGCCATGGAAGCTGGAGAGCTTTGCCTCCCAAAGCTG gGCTCCAGAGATGTGGGAAGAGTTGCAGGTTGAGATGGACTAACTATTTGAGACCTGATATCAAAAGAGGCAAGTTCAGTTTTCAAGAAGAACAAACCATCATTCAGCTCCATGCCCTTCTTGGAAACAG GTGGTCGGCTATAGCCACTCATTTGCCTAAAAGAACAGACAAcgaaatcaagaattactggAACACCCATCTCAAGAAGAGATTAGCTAAAATGGGCATCGACCCCGTAACTCACAGGCCCAAGAACGATACCCTATTATCCGGCGATGGCCAGTCCAAGAACGCCGCCAATCTCAGCCACATAGCTCAGTGGGAGAGCGCCCGCCTCGAGGCCGAAGCCAGATTGGCCAGACAGTCCAAGCTAAGCTCCGGTGCTGGCTCTGTCAATTCCTTTCAG GCTCAGAGCCCGGAATTCGCCTCCACTTCGAGCCCGATTCACAAGCCCGTTGGCCCGGGGCGGTGCCTCGACGTGCTCAAGGCATGGACCAGTACTGGCGTTTGGGGGCAGACAAGCGAAGCGGGGGCTGTGAATTCTGGTCTCTCAATGAGGGGAGTCGCCGGCGAGCTGGAATCATCGACTTCGACACTCAGCTCCGCCGCGGGAGTAGGAGTGCGAGAGAACTCCTCCGCCGCGTTCGCCGGAAACTCATGTGACGTCGACGGCGGAGTCACGAAAGAAGAAAGGGAAGAAGAGTACTGGAAGTATTTGCCGGAACAAAGAAACGGGATTAGGAGTTCGTTCCCGTTCACATCAGTATTGGCAACGGAATCAATCAGGAGTAGTACTTCCGAGCATGTTCCTTGTGGGAATTTCGTCGAAAAGTTTACGGACCTTTTGCTGAGCACCGACCGGCATCTCTCGGACGACGGCGGAGAGTCCGATGACAACGGCAGCGGAAGTGGTGGCGGCAGTGATTACAATGAAGATAACAAGAATTATTGGAATAGCATCCTTAATTTGGTGAATTCTTCGCCTTCTGGTTCAcccatattttga